From Vigna angularis cultivar LongXiaoDou No.4 chromosome 11, ASM1680809v1, whole genome shotgun sequence:
CCTTTTCTATAGACAGACTATTACTTTTGTCAATATCTGTGTTTAAAAGTcatcatattaaaattatttttactgtgAAATTATTTGAAATGCACTTTATGAAAAATAGTTCTATTCAAAGTAATCGATAAAAGTTTATGTATTGGTAAAAAATTATGTGtcatatttcaaataaaaactcaaattaTGAAACAcgtttaaaatatgaaataaaccTAATACAATTtgactaaaaaattaaatctacatattttaaaaattaaaactaaattagatTAAAGAAGAACTAATTCCAAAACATAGTTAaaccttaattaaaatatcatattgaTAAAAAGTTTATGTATTGGTcaactatattaaaataaaatacatacagTTATGAGCTTGACAAACGCCTTTAATATGACCCGGTGTTGGAACATATTATGTCAAAGAAAAGTCATAAATagtaacaaattaatttaaaacagaCCCGTTTCAAGCAACAAAACGCAtagaaaacaatatcttaagaaaatatcaaaaatacatattttacttGTCTCAAACATCAGATGGCAGTTcgaccagaaaaaaaaaatgaaatatgacaTTTTGAatgacaagaaaaaaataacaaaaactaacaGAATGGACAGGCCGGTTTGGCTGGGCTGGCCGGCTATTGCATCGAATTTAATCAAACATCGATGAAACCAGGATCACGAAACTAGGCAAAATTAtcctttgtaaaatttaaaacgCATAAACTTAAATGCCTTGGATACACACCAAAATTTGTAGGAGAATTCAGCCACACTGCATATCTGCTACAGGTAGCAGTTCACCATGACATTTCACCACACTAATGCAAAAAGGTATATACAAACTACTCCTATAATTTTGTTAAGATTCTGAAGGTAAAGACCAATTTCTGACCCAATCTATAAGTGTTGCAACATTTCTACTAATGTCATCGATATTATCACTCTTAAATGCAATCACTTTTTCCTCCGAGTAACTTTTTTTAGCCTCCTCAAGCAAAACTTGAAAGATTTCACATTCAATGTTGTTTGAAATCTTTGAATCTTTGTACCCCCTGTTACATATACGGgaaaagtttataataaaaccaataatagTGTAGCAAAATCAACgttcaataataaaaacaagTGCTTTCATACCTCCTACTCAAACGGTCATACAAAATGGTGTTATCGGTTTGAAGTACAACTACACAATCAAACCATCTCTCAGGAAAGAAATCACAGCTATGGTAATCCACAATGTTTCCGCCCTCTTCCAAAACATCCTCAATTTCATCACAGACCTACAGAAAccatgtaaaattataaaatctatGAATCAAACAACATACACATGATGTCAAGAAACGTGTAAATGATGAAGATACTATTAAAATTGTTTCATCTGATCTAACGTAACATAAACCAAATACAGGCTTCGTCAAACTAAAGTATCTCCACACAATTGTTCttaataatagaaaacaaaaaagccTCCATTTTCTTTTGGCATTAAAAAGCCCCgagaaattaataaataaacaaccAAACTcagaaaattcagaaaaaaaaaaatagtttcagTTTGTACCACTGGAATTTCGGCACTTATGCATTGTCGTAATAATTTCAAGATTCGTTATCAAGGAGAGAAAGGTACAAGAACACCTAAAGGGATTAGACATTAGGGGAGTTAAAATAAATGGCAAGGATATGTTGCTCCACAGATACCGTCTACAAAGTGTAGAATATGGAACACTCCCACTTCAGGATGTTACTTTGACCAAAGAGTTGAGCATAAAAGTCTCAACTTTTCTCAGTACCTTGGACCTTAATCTCGTTATTAGTGATCTCAAAGAGATATTAAAAACTGATTCAGGAATATTGTACCATTGAGTAGCATGAACCTTTACTAATTGCTACAATGGAATCATGACGTACAGAGAGATAGTTTCCAATTCAATGTTCAATATATCAGCCACCATAGGTTTTTACAAGGATCAtcgtttaattataatttagaatCGAATGACCTACTAACAACAACACCTCCTTCAAACAAAATGAacatttcaaaatcttttaGGCTATTCAAAATTAAGATGAGTAAAATAAGAATGTATTTGCCAACTTAAATCAATGTCGAGTAAATTATTTTCTAGCTCTGCACTTTCCAAGTTTCCTTTCTTTAAAGGAGCTAGATAGTAAACAAAAGCCTACAGAAATGGTTGTAAAAAGATAAATTGGCATCTTACCAAGTCTTCATTAAGAATGTAACATTCAAGCTCATCATCCCAGCCATCATGCAAGTTCTTTTCTTTGACTAATTCTCCAATATTTGTGTGGCAGAGTTGGGTGGCTTCTGCTAGAGTAGTGCACAAGGTTGTCTTTCCAGTCCCCGGTGTTCCAGTCACCAAAATGTTTGGATTCTTCCTCTTACCATTTTCTAGCACCATGACTGCAGCCTACATCAACAAGTACAAATTCTTACTGTTTCACACAGTAAAATGTCTCGGGGCTTTTGATAAATgttacaacaaaatataaatatcatcatcaaaatataTTGTTAGGTTTTGGTGCCATTTATGTACAAGgctattttcaaatttattcttcaattaAATCTCTACTGAGgccattgtttttttttccggACCGTGATGACCGAGATGGACCAGATTGACAGTATGACCGGGATAGACCAGGCTTACAGTATGATCGGGATGGCCGAGATAGACCGTATGACCGTGATAGACGGGCTGACAGGATGACCGTGCTGAAGAGGTTGTGACGGGGATGGACAGGTTAGACGGGCTGGGCGGAAAGGACAGAATGGCCAAACTTGCCAAACTTGCCAAACTTGCCGGGGATGGTTGGAATGAACATACTAACAAGATATACTAACTGACAGGATTACCAAACTAATGGAATGGCCGGGTTGACGGATAATGAAAAGAATAGCCGAGCTCACCGGACCAATAGAATGACCACGATGACAGACTGGACAGGCTTACAAATATTAACCTTATTTACACAAATATactatgttttaaatttattattattcaaaaaaaatataaaaaaaatgtaagtacAAGCCGAGAGactaatataatttcaaaataaaaaaatacaatagaTAACAAGAAGCAAAAGCACACCATTAGTGAAAACTTGGCCTTCAACTATGGTGATCCAAAACCCTAACTACCACAAACTAATATGCATAAACTTTATTCATGGATTATCAGATTCagcaatattaaaaataataataataaataaaactgcTACCAAGATAACAACACACGGTATGTAGATGAAAGAAGAGGGACCCGAATCGCACCGTTGCTGTGAAGCTCAATCTCTTTCTCAGACTGATGAAGAAGTGAGAGAGATTTCAGGTTTGGAAAATGTTTTTGCTTAAAAGATGAAGGGTTGTTtcaccctacacctccccaagTACTTCATCCTGCACTTCCAAAGTTTTATAAAATGCCTACATTacatctcattttttttttttactttctttcgTCTCTCAATTTTTACACACACAGACCACCCCACTCGTGCCTTTCCTCTTCCTCTATCCAGCAGGCACATAGGCGCGTTTTTCCCTCTCTCTGGTGTGGATGGTGTGTGATGAGAAGAGAGTTAGTAGAAATGGTTGTGGTGGTAGTTGCTAGGGAAATTGAGAGGATGCTCTTGGTAGGTTAAGAGTAAGAAATTTAAGTGAGAATATAATTGAGAGAGGAAGGGGTGAGATATAAAGATGAAAGGAAGAAAAGCGAGAgttataaaagttaaatgagagaagaaaagataGTGTTGGTTGCATGGTTGTCTACCACGGCCTGGTTGTTACTTGCTTGGGGTGTTAAGTTGGGAAAAGAATAAGGAAATAAGAGAAGTATGGAGGAAAGAATAGTAGAAGAGTATGGTCTGTGAGCTATGAGATGCAAGGGAGtgaaggaaaagagaagaagagataaCGTGGTAATAGAAATGAGGAAGAAGAGCATTGTGAGTGGTGTGTAGATGTGGAACGTTGATATTATACgtaaatcttatttttgttaaaaataagattCGGATTTTCATATCCGATagtcttatttttgttaaaaattaattttattaattttaataaatttatataaattaatttatattagctaaaaattatataatacattataaattcatacataaaattaaaagaaattataaactaatataacaactaaaaaaataatttaaatatgaaatggGATAAGGGTGTATggtttattaataaatatgaaatggGATAAGGATGTAGGGGTATAGAGGTACATGTTTCCTTATAGGAGGAAAAGGAAGGTGCAGTGAATGAGcatagaaacaaaaaattaataaatcatcATCTAATTAATAAGGGGATTTTAGGAAATTAGAGGTACATGATTAAATGCTTGGAGGTGCAGAGTGAAACACCCAAAAATGAATTGGTTTGCTGTGGACTTAGATTTTGTAGGCCCAAATAAGTTTAGAGCTTTGGTCTCCTGAGTTGTGtcttaggttttatttttaaacttatattgttatattgattggtttcttattaatattcttttattaatggTTGTTTTGATAACACaaacttattaaaatttattccaatatatatatatatatatatatatatatatatatatatatatatatatatatatatatatatatatatatatataacacaataATTCTATGTTcatgaaaaaaatcaaattgacaCCAATATGAAAAAGACATGGTTAAATTGTACCTTTGTGAAATTTCAATTGAATctttattaattctttttattattaattttaaaaattgtaaatttctGTAATTAagctttttttattaaatttttctttcattaactATATCAGGTGATAGTTATATTGTTGTATTCCACTCTTTATATAtcatcaaaacattttttttttgaagaccATCATCATGGAGAACTCTCcaaatttactaaaattaaaaaaattataaaattttaaaatatatcaaattataaaattataaatgtatataattataacattttaaaattataaatttatatatttataaaattttaaaattataaatttatataattacaacaaatttaaattataaaaatacaaagttacaaaattaaaaaaatggtaaaattatAGGATTGTAGAATTATAGGATTATAGAATTATAGAATTATAGAATTATAGAATTATAGAATTAGTGAATCAGTGAATTAGTCAGTTTATTATTCAATCacatagaaaaaattaagataattgaAATGTTATAAATGAAGCacacatatttattaaatgaattagTTGCACCTTTCCATGGAGTCTTGTGGAATTATTCAGAAACTTAGGGGTGTTCAGTATATATAAACTCATTTCCTTTATCTTTATGTCGAGCCTCATGTATTTTTAATCTGTttgttttttagaaaaaatggaGGCCCTAATAGCCTTATGGTCTAGAAGGCCTAAGACTCGATTTATTGTTATTCATTAGGACTGTGAGATATTTTGTATACTTTAGTCTTTTCTTTTCGGGGGTTCACTTTTTgtttgaataataattatttaacatatttaaatttttttatttattttatgttattttttattattttctctgcaatatttcatttttgtatttacatttttatttctttgtttataTGTCAAATGACTCATTGAATAAAGACTAATTTTTATACAGGGTTCactatcaaattttgaaaaatatgtttgtttaaagagatttaaatatacttttcttCACAGTATATATGTAATCTGTTCATCAAAATATTCCAAACAAAAACCCCAAGATTGAAAGTGGGTGGGAGAGGTTGTCTACTTCTAATCACTTGGAAGAAGGTTGTCAAATGTTGTTTGAGTGTGAGGATATTAGAAATTGTTTCGGATGTGAGATTAAGAACTATTCCTTTACACTTTTCTGTTAGTTTTTTCAACATTAACATGAGTCTCCATTACGatatttttagctttttttCTTCGGTCTTTGAACTGTGCAGGTAGATATCTGTCAAAAGCTCTGATGTTCACATTAGTTAATTATGTATGATCGGTTATCACagtaaaatcttaaattcacaattaatgcaatcaTCTACTTTCTTACCTTACCTatttatttataggtttcgaAATGGActtttaattaggatttgtcTAATCACGGCCCAAACGCTAATAAGCATGTTTTACCTATCTTTACTTGTATGTTGGATTCATGAGTCTTAACACTAAAGTTGAGTTGTCGATCGACTCACAGAGAAGTCATTTAGTTTAACGAAATTTGGGAGGGGATCTCAACGTCTTTGAAGAAACAATTTCAACATTCTTGTAGAAATGTTGACCAAGCGGTCAACTTTGATAGTGTTGACTGAACAGTCATACGGTACACAAATAATGAAAACATTGAAGTTTTATGTGTTTAAATACTATGTGACTTTTAAGTGTTATTTTGactttattaatgttaatattaatatttcattttcttcaaattatttcattttcctCAATTTATCTAAAGTTATTAACCTTATGGACATTGAGTAGAAACCGAACGGTTGTTCTATCATATCCAATTTCTCATTGCACTGTGAACGTTTTGATGTGATCAATTGAGATGAAATCTTACTTAAGAGCTACAAGATACAAATTTATGTGTGTTCACTTGGAGGGTTGaatttgagagagaaaaagtaaaTAGACTCGAGAGAATTggagaataaattaaatattatttttttgaaagaatttagaaatgattaaaaattaatttaaaaataaaatttgtgaaagttTGAATAGAATTTAACTGATGTGacatataaaaaagaatattttaactaataaaaatgaagattattaaaatatttttaataataaaataatataaattgatatttattaataacatatttattggtaaaaatattataaagaaaaaattaattttgaaaataaaataaatttgtatttaagtaaagtcaaataataatatttaaaatttaattttttaagaatatactTTATGGGCGTGGCATCTGCATAGAAAACATTTACGTGAGCAATTGCTGaagatatattttgtttgatgGCATTAACCTAAAGTAACAACAAAAGACAAAGAAATGTATCATGAAAGATGTTCCGGATACATGTAAGTGTAGTGCATTTGTTATGAAACTATATTCCGTAACTGGATACACTCACATGGAATGAGTTATGCATGAAGCTGAAACCAGATATGCTAATTATTGGAACCAGATACGCTATATGTTATAATCGGATAAGCTTCACTTGGAATCGAATACACTTTGTTGGAATCGAATACGCTTCCCATTGGAATCAATTAAAGAGATTTAGAAATCAATTACTCCACGTAATATTACCTTCATAATTTGGTCATTATGAAATGAGGTGAGGGCAAAATAAGAATTTACCTCAAATTCCTTCGAATAGGCGCACTTCAGCTacaaatcaaaataagaatttgaaaatagaactatattcaaatattcaaatatatacaACATTGttcacatttttcttcttatttttcattgtttaaCTCTTTATACATGACCATCCTGCTTAGAAGTAATTTTTGTGCAAAAAAGaaatgttgatattttattttttcttttatcttgattattcagttttttcattttaatttttgcacTAAGAATTTATTTGATGCATAATGAAATGGTAATATTCTTATTCATtcatgttattatatatatatatatatatatataattagaaactttttcttctttctgtttTTCGGTTTTCGGATAAATCCAGTCTTGAGATGTTCATGTGGGTTTCGTagggttttcttcttcttctttgtcttGGTTAGggatcatcttcttcttttctggTTAGGGTTATGATTGACTAGGTTGAATTTAGGTTCTGTTATTCGGGATTTCCTCTCTATAGGTTTGGATCTCGCGATTTGGGATTAGGGTTTTGATTTAGGTTTTGTTATTTGGGatttttgttcttgattcttcTCTACAAGTTTTGATCTTGCGATTTGGGGTTAGAGTTTTGATTTGAGTTCTGTTGTTTGGGATTTCTGTTCTTGATTCTTCTCTACAGGTTTTGATCTCGTGATTTGGGGCTAGGGTTTTCATTTGGGTTTTGTTATTTGAGGTTTTTGTTCTTGGTTCTTCTCTGCATGTTTTGATATCGTAATTTGAGGTTAAGGTCTTGATTTGGGTTATGTTATTTGGGGTTTATGTTCTTGATTCTTCTCTGTAGATTTTGATTTGGCAATTTGGGAATAGGGTTTTGATTTGagattttggaattttttttgtttggagGATGATGATTGCGATTTATGGTTATCTGGTGCTGGTTTAGTTTGAGGTTTCTGGTGGTGGTTTGGGTGCGAGCAGTGATGGATGACAATGTGTTTAACAATAAGAt
This genomic window contains:
- the LOC108333583 gene encoding adenylate kinase isoenzyme 6 homolog; the protein is MVLENGKRKNPNILVTGTPGTGKTTLCTTLAEATQLCHTNIGELVKEKNLHDGWDDELECYILNEDLVCDEIEDVLEEGGNIVDYHSCDFFPERWFDCVVVLQTDNTILYDRLSRRGYKDSKISNNIECEIFQVLLEEAKKSYSEEKVIAFKSDNIDDISRNVATLIDWVRNWSLPSES